A single Microthrixaceae bacterium DNA region contains:
- a CDS encoding glycosyltransferase family 2 protein: protein MPILNEEAGLEATLPHLPRYITEVIVVDGGSTDRSIDVLARIRPDALLLRQDGRGKGDALKTGIRAATGDIIVTMDADGSMDPRDIDAAMERLLQGDHFVKGSRCLPGGGSDDFTPIRKAGNAFLTGVTNAAVGRKFTDITYGFNAYWRSVEDLVHDLADGFEFEIQLAVRAAQAGLRTSEVACHEATRVGGASKLHAVRDGWRILRSILSEARSGEHHRWHLPEPQSAPGGGEFAPSALADR from the coding sequence ATGCCCATCCTCAACGAGGAAGCCGGGCTGGAGGCGACGCTGCCCCACCTACCTCGGTACATCACCGAGGTGATCGTGGTAGACGGCGGCTCCACCGACCGCAGCATCGACGTGTTGGCCCGGATCCGCCCCGACGCGCTGCTGCTCCGCCAGGACGGGCGCGGCAAGGGCGACGCCCTCAAGACCGGGATCAGGGCAGCCACCGGGGACATCATCGTCACAATGGATGCCGACGGCTCCATGGACCCGAGGGACATCGATGCGGCCATGGAACGCTTGTTGCAGGGTGATCACTTCGTGAAGGGTTCCCGGTGCCTGCCGGGCGGCGGGAGCGACGATTTCACACCCATCCGCAAGGCCGGCAACGCGTTCCTCACCGGGGTCACCAACGCCGCGGTCGGGCGGAAGTTCACCGACATCACCTACGGGTTCAACGCCTACTGGCGCAGCGTCGAAGACCTAGTCCACGACCTAGCCGACGGTTTCGAGTTCGAGATCCAACTCGCGGTCAGGGCAGCTCAGGCCGGGCTGCGCACGTCAGAGGTCGCCTGCCACGAGGCCACCAGGGTCGGCGGCGCATCCAAGCTCCACGCCGTGCGTGACGGGTGGCGGATCCTGCGGTCGATCCTGTCCGAAGCCCGCTCGGGCGAACACCACCGCTGGCACCTCCCCGAGCCGCAGTCCGCGCCCGGCGGTGGAGAGTTCGCTCCCAGCGCCCTCGCGGATAGGTGA